One Rhinoderma darwinii isolate aRhiDar2 chromosome 6, aRhiDar2.hap1, whole genome shotgun sequence DNA window includes the following coding sequences:
- the PTX4 gene encoding pentraxin-4 has protein sequence MTTGRNVSRFLLVFSVLCLPCVLMEQSRLLEQRKPFFERFRRLEEQFRRFQEVTLTRLQGIAENFNLSYNIDARFHHIYDQQQSLAGAVNATNEVTQTELNGIKFWLKKVQKKTKKLDLKISTLEETMTERNKQLTKESKARDVTVANLTSTLSSQKRIIYQLVKDKSALQKGMEIFRESVERQGGKIADLERQLQNLHQNEILPPSALMAPQEMNRTPETKQEVPPQTDSGPKTVHQRMVKLQAKHNQRKKLQEEQQILMTTVNKMSPMEAQLEQETRTVGPLEKTTDLQSTRTPPRVTLVPHQTTPYEELEMADPITSNVIQVSALRGNVTKDNSPPGEERTTRKPPRVTVAAEPTVKVTKAPATLCNVDSMLIFPNSSTENFATFGKGLREPLHELSICSWVKTNVGYVGTILSYATEENDNKMVLHGRHGATYDSLHFVIGDPAFRELPVVPLADGNWHHTCFIWTSIQGKYWFYVDRRLISTGSRFQKGYEIPPGGSLVLGQEQDTLGGGFDSSEAFVGHLAGFAMWNRALTPGEVSGIATGRGLPRGTILTLADASSLHGSVERVDCTCLEYCL, from the exons ATGACGACCGGTAGAAACGTGAGCAGATTCCTCCTAGTCTTCTCCGTCCTGTGTCTTCCGTGCGTCTTGATGGAGCAAAGTCGTCTTCTAGAACAGAGGAAGCCATTCTTTGAACGTTTCAGACGGCTGGAGGAGCAG TTTCGTCGCTTTCAAGAAGTGACCTTGACCCGTCTACAAGGGATCGCAGAAAACTTCAACCTCTCCTACAATATTGACGCTCGTTTCCACCACATTTATGACCAGCAACAGTCATTAGCTGGAGCCGTCAATGCTACCAATGAGGTGACTCAGACGGAGCTGAACGGCATCAAGTTCTGGCTCAAAAAGGTTCAGAAGAAAACCAAAAAGTTGGACTTGAAGATCTCCACCCTGGAGGAAACCATGACTGAGAGGAATAAACAGTTGACCAAGGAAAGCAAAGCTCGAGACGTGACTGTGGCCAACTTGACATCTACTCTCAGCAGCCAAAAGAGGATCATTTACCAGCTGGTGAAGGACAAGAGCGCGTTACAGAAGGGAATGGAGATTTTTCGGGAGTCTGTGGAAAGACAAGGAGGCAAAATCGCAGATTTGGAGAGGCAGTTACAGAATTTGCATCAAAATGAGATCCTGCCGCCAAGTGCTTTGATGGCACCACAAGAAATGAACCGAACCCCTGAGACCAAGCAGGAGGTTCCTCCACAGACAGATTCTGGACCTAAAACCGTCCATCAACGCATGGTTAAGCTTCAGGCCAAACATAATCAGAGGAAGAAGCTTCAGGAGGAACAACAGATACTCATGACCACTGTAAATAAGATGTCCCCCATGGAAGCTCAACTTGAACAGGAAACGAGGACAGTTGGTCCATTGGAGAAGACAACTGATCTACAATCTACAAGGACACCACCAAGAGTAACACTGGTCCCACATCAAACTACTCCATATGAAGAGCTGGAGATGGCTGACCCCATCACCAGTAATGTCATTCAGGTATCAGCCTTACGTGGAAATGTGACCAAGGACAACAGTCCTCCCGGAGAAGAAAGAACGACTAGGAAGCCACCACGTGTCACAGTGGCTGCAGAACCTACAGTGAAGGTCACCAAGGCCCCAGCAACAC TCTGTAACGTGGATTCTATGCTCATTTTCCCCaattcttccacggagaactttGCAACTTTCGGTAAAGGGTTGAGGGAACCTTTACATGAACTCTCCATCTGCAGTTGGGTGAAGACCAATGTTGGCTACGTGGGCACCATCCTTTCCTATGCAACAGAAGAGAATGATAACAAGATGGTCCTTCATGGTAGACACGGAGCCACCTATGACTCTCTTCACTTTGTCATCGGAGACCCGGCcttccgagaactccctgttgttCCACTGGCTGATGGCAACTGGCATCACACGTGCTTCATCTGGACCTCCATCCAAGGCAAATACTGGTTCTATGTTGACCGCAGGTTAATATCTACAGGCTCCAGATTTCAGAAAGGTTATGAGATCCCTCCCGGAGGATCTTTGGTTCTTGGCCAAGAGCAGGACACCTTGGGTGGTGGCTTTGACAGCTCGGAAGCTTTTGTTGGACACCTGGCAGGATTTGCTATGTGGAATAGAGCTTTAACACCTGGAGAAGTCTCTGGCATTGCCACTGGGAGAGGTTTGCCAAGAGGTACCATCTTAACCTTAGCTGACGCCTCTTCCCTTCATGGCTCAGTGGAGAGGGTGGACTGTACCTGTTTGGAGTATTGTCTGTAG